One part of the Futiania mangrovi genome encodes these proteins:
- a CDS encoding heme-dependent oxidative N-demethylase family protein gives MTFGAGARPFAPARARFEIGLAPLDLADWLEIGPDLAEVLQEKDRLLASRHGDVFAALPGSESAQAETLALVRAWLGERACATHRVTPDAVTAAGRTVHTDGHDGLAPLDAAGRLVPEDLCLLEAGEGGYRLTAASLCAPAHWRLHEKLGHPMMGIHAPVPGWSDRLGPRVDRIFANLKVEAPVQRLNWGLAASPVTFTPEARRDDDRRMAHLTAGDAIDALWLRVERQTLRRLARTGAILFTIRTVMTPLAEVLAGQEDVRALLEALETLGADEQRYKAFGRYRAALVAALQARLASYSAG, from the coding sequence ATGACGTTCGGGGCCGGCGCGCGGCCGTTCGCGCCTGCACGGGCGCGGTTCGAGATCGGACTTGCGCCGCTCGATCTCGCCGATTGGCTGGAGATCGGGCCGGATCTCGCCGAGGTCCTGCAGGAGAAGGACAGGCTTCTGGCAAGCCGGCACGGGGACGTCTTCGCCGCGTTGCCGGGATCGGAATCGGCGCAGGCCGAAACGCTCGCCCTCGTCCGCGCATGGCTGGGCGAGCGTGCCTGCGCGACCCATCGGGTGACGCCGGACGCGGTGACGGCCGCGGGGCGGACCGTGCACACCGACGGGCACGACGGGCTTGCCCCGCTCGACGCGGCGGGCCGGCTCGTTCCGGAAGACCTCTGCCTGCTGGAGGCGGGGGAGGGCGGCTACAGGCTGACGGCGGCGAGCCTGTGCGCGCCTGCCCACTGGCGGCTGCACGAAAAGCTCGGCCATCCGATGATGGGTATTCACGCGCCCGTGCCCGGCTGGAGCGACCGGCTCGGCCCGCGGGTCGACCGCATCTTCGCCAATCTGAAGGTGGAGGCGCCGGTGCAGCGCCTGAACTGGGGGCTCGCAGCCTCGCCCGTGACCTTCACGCCCGAGGCGCGGCGCGACGACGACCGGCGCATGGCGCACCTGACGGCCGGCGATGCCATCGATGCGCTCTGGCTGCGGGTGGAGCGCCAGACGCTTCGCCGCCTCGCCCGGACGGGCGCGATCCTCTTCACGATCCGCACGGTGATGACCCCGCTCGCCGAGGTTCTGGCGGGGCAGGAGGATGTGCGCGCGCTGCTGGAGGCGCTGGAGACGCTGGGTGCCGACGAGCAGCGCTACAAGGCATTCGGCCGCTACCGCGCAGCCCTCGTGGCCGCGTTGCAGGCCCGTCTCGCCAGCTATTCCGCGGGCTGA